The genomic region CTCCGCTTCATTAGTTGCAGCATCAGTTGGTAGGGAGTTGGGAATTATATCAGATGATGTCTTTGTTGCGATAGTTGCTCTCTCCATTGTAACGGCCATGATAACACCAATAGGAGTTAAGAGTATTGTTGTTAAGAATGTTGATAGGTTTTTGGAGAATGATTAGATTATTTGATATGCTCATTAGTTTTTTTAATTAATCTTTCTTGGTTTTATATACCCCTACCTTAATTTTAGTACTAGAAAATTCATGAAAAGTATTACTGATTTTTTTAATGGAAATTTGTTATTTTTTAGATATTTTTGTTGTTTGTTTTTATTTAGCATATTTTAAGTTTAGATTGGTTTTAGATAATATAAAATAAGGTCTAATTATCAAGATTTATTAGCGTGGTTGTGCAGTTGATTTAAAAAGAAATTGCACAATCTTTCTTGCTTTTATAAAGGTTTTAATAATTAAGCAGTAAGAAAATTTAGGTTCAAAAAGAAAAGTATATATACAAGTAATTACAATAAAAAAGAAGTAAGTTAAGGGTTTGAAATCTTAGTCCATTAAAACAAGGATGGAAACCTATCCTATCAACACCGAATTCATCCAAGACTTGTTTGAAATCTTAGTCCATTAAAACAAGGATGGAAACGGCAATCTTTCCAGTTATTGACCTCCTTCCATAATCAATAACCTCAACATCAACAAACTCCCCAATTTTTAAGTTTTTCTCTTTTATTCCAACTAAAATAGGATAACTACCAAATTGCCTGCCGAAGAATAAGTCATCCTTCTCTTTAACTTCAACAAAGACATTTTTTAATATCGTGCCTTTTGGAACAACTCTTTTTAGCATTGGATTATCAATCTCTTTCCTAACCTTTTCTTTAAAACTTAAAAATAGACTCTTTCTTTTTTTACCTTTTTCAATATCTTTAATAGTTAAATCAGTTCCAAAGAATGGAACTACCTGCCTTATATTTATTCTCCTCAACATTAATCCCCTATCATAAATTTCCTTCAAATAATTGTAGTTTATCTTAAACGTTTCTTTTGTTTCTCCTCTTAATCCATAAAGTAAGTTAATTCCAGGTAAGAGATAGGGCAATCCTGTCTCGCTTCTTTTTCCTCCAATTTCATTTAAAATTTCAACCGCCTTCAAAACATCCTCTGGCATAGTTAGGAGGTTATTCTTCTTAATAACCTTTTCATCAAAACTCTCCACACCAAATGCAGCAACATTTCCTCCAGTGCAATACCTAACCAAAATTTTTGCAACTTCTCTGCTTTCTTCATGCCTTGCTATTACAGATGGATTCGCATTATCTATATGCAAAACCTCAGGATTTGCCACATTCCAGATGCCCTTAAAAAGTTTCTCAATTTCTTCCACATTTGGCTTTGGAACCTCTTCCTTTTCACTTTCCTTTGATTTATATGAGAATATGCACGGTTGCCTTCCAATTCTGAAGTATTTAATACCAAAGTTGTATAATGCCTTAATTTCCTCAATTATATCCTTTGCATCCCTAAATTTTGGAGTTCCAAATCTCCTCGGCTCTGTGCAAAAACTACACCCTCCACTCAAAGCCCTTGCACATCCCCTGTAGGTTTCAATCTCAGCAATTATGTATGGATAAGAAGGGTGTTGCTTAACTATCTTTGCCCCTCTGATGGCAAATTCTCTCAACTCATCGTAGGCTCTCAATCTTCTTGTATCTATATTTTCAATTTTGCAATTATTCAAAAAATAATCATGCAAAACTGCCTCAGCATCTCCCTCCACAACAATATCAAAGAATGCCTTTAATTTGCTCTCATCTTTTATTGTTCCCCCTTCAATGGATGAGCCAAATTTTGTTGCACTCGGTCCTGCAAGGATTTTTAAACCCTTAAAGTTATAAAGAATAGAAACAATTTCTCTCAATGTTGCTGGATTTGCATTTAAATACTTTCCCGGCGTGTGAAATCCGCAAATAGCAATGACAGCATCAAACTTATTAAAATCAAACTTTCCCCTAATTTCCCTAAATTTATCGATAGTTATATAATACACTTCCTGGTTAAATTTATCTAGCACTCCTGCAATGTATCTTGGGTATATGCCTATATATGGAGGAACCCCTAATCCTGCTGGTTCGTCGGTATAGCCATCTAAAATTAAAAACCTCATTTAATCACCGATGATGAATTGTTTTACTGATTTTTATGATGAGCCGTATGAGCTCTGAGGTGAATTTTTATTATAAAATTTAAATAAAGTATCATTTCTTTTAATTTTGATGTTGAATTCGTAAACAAACATTAATATATCAAAAAGAACTATTTCATTTATGAGGTGATAATGATGAGTATTGATTATTATGATTATGATGCATTACTAAAGAGGGCAAGGGAACAACTTCCAGAAGATGTGTTTAAGGATGTGAGATTTGAGATTCCTGAAGCAGAGGTCTTTGTTGAAGGTAGTAGAACAATAATTAGAAACTTTAGAGAAATTGCTAAATTAATTGATAGGGATGTAAACTACTTTGCAAAGTATATTATGAAGGAACTTGGTACTGCTGGAGATATTGAAGGAGCAAGGCTTGTTTTGCAAGGTAGGTTTAGTGCTTATTTAGTAAACTCAAAAATCCAAGATTTCATGAAGGAGTATGTTTTGTGCCACGAGTGTGGAAAACCAGATACGAAAATCATTAAAGAAGGAAGAATCCACATGCTCAAATGCATGGCTTGTGGTGCTATAAGACCTATAAAATTAATATAAAATCTTTAATAAATCGATTTCATAACGACATTTAGAATTGTGGGACTTAATACTTCCATATCATTAATATCTACACAAGTTCCAAAACCAATCATTTCAATTTGAATTTTCCCAACCACACATTCCCTCTCTTCTGAAACTTCTGATTGTATTTTTTGATGAACAATGGAAACTTTTTTTACCCTTCCAATTATCCCTTCTGTTCCAGGGATTATGTCATCTTTTACAACTGATGTAATAAATATAAAATCCCCAACGTCAACAGATTTTAAAGCCAATAAATTATCTGCACTCTTCAAATTTAGGGTTTTTATATGATTTTTTATAAGTTCTGACAATGCATGTGGTGATATCCCTGCCAATGCAATGATCCTCATAAATACCCCTTTTTTGTTTTTTATTATAGATACATTGGATACTCACTTCTTGCAGTTTTTGTCATCAATTTTGCATGCTCCTGTGCTAACTGCTTTATCTTTTCATCAATCTTATCTGCCTCTTCTATCAACTCCTCCACATCCACGTTAAGATTGTAGATCCTGTTTAAAACATTTATAAGGTTTGATGCCCCTCTCGGGTCAGGCCTTATGCCAACTGTCTCAGCGAGTAGGCCAATTGCAGGTATTTTGTTGTTGTTACTTTTTACCATCAAACTTCCAGATACTCCTCCAACCATTCCAAACTTTAAAATAGGTATCTCGTATTTTTCAAAAATTTCCAGAAGATCCTTTGAAGATGCTATTCCATAAACCTTTTCAGATTTTCCAGTGGCAAGTCCTCCTAAAGATATAACCACTTGGGGATTAATCGATATTAATGTTTCAACAATTTTATCCGAGAGGCTATGAACCACAATTGGCGGAATTATCACATCAGAAAATAGGACAATCAAATCCTCTTTTCCATAAACCCTTATTGATGGATAAACCACCCCCTCCTCGACAAGGTTTATTGGAGGCACTTCCGGAGTATCAAAGTATCCGATATACTCAAGTTTAAGGTTTTTTATAATTTGATGTGCTGCTATACTTCCAACCAATCCAACGCTGGGAAACCCCTCGATGACAATAGGATTTTTAAAATCGATTTCTTTTTTGGTGATGTATTCCATTTTACCCCCACCATGTAATTTAGATTATATTTTAATTATATTTAATTAAATTATAATTTATGATTTTTGATTATTGCAAGATTTAAATAAAATCTGAATTTTGTAGATTATAATCTTGCAGGCCCTGCATCTTCAAATCCTTGCCTTAAACCTTTACCAGCATTTTTCCTTAGATATTCTGGTTTAAACAACAAATAATAAACATTTTCAGCATGTTCCTCTGCTCTCCTCTTTGCAAGCCATTCGAGTTCTTTTTCATCCTCTGCCTCATCCTCATGAACAAAGACCTCTATTATGTGCTTGTTTGTCATCAACTGTGCTAACATTAAACCTTGGGATGCCTCATGGGCACAAACTTTATCCTTCTCCGCTTTTCCAGGCATTCCAAGGGCCATAACAATCTCACAACCCTCTTCCTCAATCAACTTCTTACATGCTACAGGCAAATCCTTTATTCCCGGAACAGTATATCTAACTATCCTTATTTTTGATGTCAATTCATTTAATTTTTTTATTGCTGCAGAAGCCATATCAACCCTTGCAAATGTTGTATCTACAATACCTACTTTTATTGTCATATTCCTCACCACAAAATTTTTAATTTAGATAACTCCTTTTGTGCTAACAACTCCCTTTCTTTCATCGATTCTCGTAGCCATATCCAAAGCAACACCAAATGCCTTAAACGAAACGCCGCGTCGTTTCATCCCGCGGAGATACCTCCTCGCAAATGCTCGGAGGTATAAAGAATTACTCTAAATAACTCCTTTTGTGCTAACAACTCCCTTTCTTTCATCGATTCTCGTAGCCATATCCAAAGCAACACCAAATGCCTTAAACAATGCCTCTATTTTGTGGTGTTCGTTTTCTCCAATAACCTCAAAATGGATATTCATTTTTGCATTGTTTGCCAAAGCCTCAAAAAAATGCTTTACATTTTCAGTCGATAAATCACCAACTTTATCCCTTCTTGGCGTGTATTGGGATAAAACATAAGGTCTTCCACCCAAATCAATTGCAACCATTGCCCTTGCTTCATCCATTGGCACTATTGCCCATCCAAACCTATTGATGTTCTTTTTTTCAACTTTATCCAATGCCATTCCTAAGCAAATCCCTACATCCTCAACAGTGTGGTGGTCATCAACCTCCAAATCACCTTCAGCCTTAATATATAAATCAAAAGCCCCATGTTTTGCAAAGGAAGACAGAACATGGTCAAAAAAAGGTATGCCTGTATCTATGTCGTATTTTCCAATTCCATCTATATTGATTTTTAACTCAATTTTTGTTTCTTTTGTTTCCCTTTTGATTTCAACAACCCTCATGGTTTCACCGACAGTTCAAAAAATTATTAAAAATAGTTAGAATTTACTTATTCTTTTCAACAACATTCCTTCAACTTTGATAGGATAGGTTCTTCTTGCCAGTTTAACTGCTGAGTTTAACCTCTCTTCTGAACTTGAGTATATCGTATAGAGCAAGTCTCCTTTTTCAACCTCATTTCCAATTTTAACATTTAAAAGTACTCCTGCTTTTTTATCCTTTGGGGCCCCAGCCTCTTTTGCCACCTTTGTTATAAGTTTGTTTGAAATTTGAGTCACATATCCATCTATTGGTGCAATTATCTCCGCTTTATATTCCCCAATCTCAATTTCATCAGAACTTTTTGGTTCTCCACCTTGGGCAGTTATTATCTCATGCATCTTTTCCAATGCCTTTCCAGATGTCAAAATCTCCTCTGCAACATCCTTTCCTTTCTTAGGTGGTGCTACCCCACCTATTTCTAAGAGAACTCCTGCCAAGGACACCGCTTTTTCAATCAA from Methanotorris formicicus Mc-S-70 harbors:
- the hisB gene encoding imidazoleglycerol-phosphate dehydratase HisB, coding for MRVVEIKRETKETKIELKINIDGIGKYDIDTGIPFFDHVLSSFAKHGAFDLYIKAEGDLEVDDHHTVEDVGICLGMALDKVEKKNINRFGWAIVPMDEARAMVAIDLGGRPYVLSQYTPRRDKVGDLSTENVKHFFEALANNAKMNIHFEVIGENEHHKIEALFKAFGVALDMATRIDERKGVVSTKGVI
- the ribC gene encoding riboflavin synthase: MTIKVGIVDTTFARVDMASAAIKKLNELTSKIRIVRYTVPGIKDLPVACKKLIEEEGCEIVMALGMPGKAEKDKVCAHEASQGLMLAQLMTNKHIIEVFVHEDEAEDEKELEWLAKRRAEEHAENVYYLLFKPEYLRKNAGKGLRQGFEDAGPARL
- a CDS encoding radical SAM protein, which codes for MRFLILDGYTDEPAGLGVPPYIGIYPRYIAGVLDKFNQEVYYITIDKFREIRGKFDFNKFDAVIAICGFHTPGKYLNANPATLREIVSILYNFKGLKILAGPSATKFGSSIEGGTIKDESKLKAFFDIVVEGDAEAVLHDYFLNNCKIENIDTRRLRAYDELREFAIRGAKIVKQHPSYPYIIAEIETYRGCARALSGGCSFCTEPRRFGTPKFRDAKDIIEEIKALYNFGIKYFRIGRQPCIFSYKSKESEKEEVPKPNVEEIEKLFKGIWNVANPEVLHIDNANPSVIARHEESREVAKILVRYCTGGNVAAFGVESFDEKVIKKNNLLTMPEDVLKAVEILNEIGGKRSETGLPYLLPGINLLYGLRGETKETFKINYNYLKEIYDRGLMLRRINIRQVVPFFGTDLTIKDIEKGKKRKSLFLSFKEKVRKEIDNPMLKRVVPKGTILKNVFVEVKEKDDLFFGRQFGSYPILVGIKEKNLKIGEFVDVEVIDYGRRSITGKIAVSILVLMD
- a CDS encoding DUF473 domain-containing protein, translated to MRIIALAGISPHALSELIKNHIKTLNLKSADNLLALKSVDVGDFIFITSVVKDDIIPGTEGIIGRVKKVSIVHQKIQSEVSEERECVVGKIQIEMIGFGTCVDINDMEVLSPTILNVVMKSIY
- a CDS encoding proteasome assembly chaperone family protein; amino-acid sequence: MEYITKKEIDFKNPIVIEGFPSVGLVGSIAAHQIIKNLKLEYIGYFDTPEVPPINLVEEGVVYPSIRVYGKEDLIVLFSDVIIPPIVVHSLSDKIVETLISINPQVVISLGGLATGKSEKVYGIASSKDLLEIFEKYEIPILKFGMVGGVSGSLMVKSNNNKIPAIGLLAETVGIRPDPRGASNLINVLNRIYNLNVDVEELIEEADKIDEKIKQLAQEHAKLMTKTARSEYPMYL
- a CDS encoding translation initiation factor IF-2 subunit beta, with amino-acid sequence MSIDYYDYDALLKRAREQLPEDVFKDVRFEIPEAEVFVEGSRTIIRNFREIAKLIDRDVNYFAKYIMKELGTAGDIEGARLVLQGRFSAYLVNSKIQDFMKEYVLCHECGKPDTKIIKEGRIHMLKCMACGAIRPIKLI